The Streptomyces sp. R28 region AGGGCCCATTCGAACATCGCGTTCCTACTGGCGCATTCCAGATCCCGGAATGTCTGATTCCTGATCAGGGATGGGGCTGCTTGTGCCAGAGCCAGCAGACTGACTTGGTCAGGTATCCGTTTCTGCGCTCCGCGACCGTGATTGTTGTCGCCCTCGGTGCAGGAGCCGGCGGGACGGTGACGCTGGCCAATCTGTCCGCGCCCTCCACGGGCACAAGCCCTGCGGTGGCACAGGAGCCAGGAGGGACGGCCGCTCGACGCACAGCTCGGTGCGCACGTAGCCGTGGATGCCGTCGCTGGAGTCGCTGTCGAACCTGCGTCGCTCGTACGGCTCGTCGTCGGCGATCGGTTCCCGTCAGGTGCCGCACAGGCGTCGACGGATCTCCTCGGCGATCTCGTCCGCGCCGGTCGGCCTCCCGAGCGGGCCGGGGTGCTGGTACAGCGTCAGGAGGGCGCGGGCCATGGTGGCGAGGTCAAACGCGTCGCAGGCCGGGGAGCCGTCGGTGTATTGCTCGAGGAGCTGGGACGCCCGTACGAGGACGTGGATCGCCAGCCGTCGCATCTCGCCCAGCATGCGGCGTGCGAGGTCCTGAACCTCCGGGAACAGGAGCTGCACATGCCCCTGGAGCTGCTGCTTCAGGGTGTCCAGCTCCTCGCCGGTCGGCAGCCGGGGCGCCCACAACACGGAGTCGTACGCCGTCCGGATCGTGTCCGCGTCGAGCGGGAGCAGCGTGTTCTCAGGCACCGGTGTTCGCCTCCGTCGCCGTAAGCCGGCACCGCCCGTCCTTCAGGAGCTGGGCGACCTCGTCGGGGCTGCACAGTGTCTCGGGCGTGCGGCGGCACGCACCAGTACGAGAAGCCGATGCCCGGGTCAGTGTGTGTGGGGTCGGGTACGCCGAGGTAGGCGTTCGGGCCGAGGCATTCCGCGTCCTCGCTGCGGTAACTCCAAGGCGGGAGGCGGTCGGTGCCCTCCGGTACGAGGGCGTAGTACAGGCCCCACCGGGTGTCGGCGAACACCGGCCCTCCGAACAGCGCCTGACGGAGGTAGGCGTCGACGTTCCGCAGGTCGTCGCTGTCGGCGGCGGCGTACACGAGGCCGGCGGCGAGACGGACGGCCGTGAAGAGAGTTCCGCACCGTAGGAGCGCGATCCCGTCGTCGGCCCATTCCTTCCGGGCCCGCTGCGTGTCTTCCGCGGCGGAGAGGAGCCATTGACCGGCCGCCAGATGCCGGTCTGCTCTGGTCTGGATGAGGGCGCCGGGTTGTGCCTCGACATGGTGGGCGGTGTCCGGGGGCATCATCGACGAGCCTCCGCGGGCAGCCGGTTGGCGGGCCCGGTGGGGGCCGCCGTGGCCGGGGTTCCGACGGCGAGCATGCGGGCGATGCGTTCGGCGCCGGCTTGCTCGTGTCCGTGCTCGCCGATCGCATAGTCGAACCCGGTGACGTACTGGTCGCCCTTGGTGAGAATCTCTTCGGTGAGGCGGCTGTTCAGCGGGTTCGTCGCATTCAGCCGCATCACGCTGTCGTCGACGGTGACCTGGAGACCGTACTTCTCCAGGTGACCGGCGAGCCGTTGCAGGTCGTTGCTGTCCACACGCAGACGATCCCAACGGCGAACGACGGGCGGGATATGACGACCTATGACACGGAGTTGATCATGCGGGCGGTAGCGATCACGGGAACGCGGAGCACGGGGCACAGGAGCCTCGACGAGTACGCGCGTCTCTTCGCCGACTACCTCGGCCCATTCGCTCAAGACGCGCACTTCTACATCGGGGGCGCGAAGGGAATCGACACCCTGTCGCTGCTGTGGCTCGCGGGAAACACCGCAGCTGACCTCACCGTCGTCACACCCGGCACCGTCGATCAGCAGCCCGCAGAGGCCCGGCAGGCGATCGCACGCACCCGCGAGCGCATCAAGGAAGTCGTCGAGCTGGGCGCCCCCGAGCTGAAAACACCCGCCTACCACGCCCGGAACCGGTGGATGGTCGACCGCAGCCACATGACGATCGGCTTCCCACACGGCGACGATCCCTCATCCGGGACGTGGCAGACACTCAACTACACAGCGGATCAGGGGAAACCTCGGCTGATCGTGCCCGTGTAGCCGCCATTCTGCTGCACTATGTGCCCTATGGAGGGGGCAGCCGCGGGAGCGGCCCAGCTGAAGGCGCTGCGACACCGGCGCGGCCTGTCGCTCACCGACGTCGCCCGTGCGCTCATCGCCCTGGCCGGGGAAATGCATCAGCCGCCACTGCCGTCCGTGGCGAGCGTGCAGCGGTCCGTTGCCCGCTGGGAGTCCCCGAAGAGACCGACGCTGCCCGACGAGCGGTACCAGTTGCTCCTCGCCCACCTCTACGCGCGCACGCCCGCCGGCGAACTCTCCCTCGGCGCGGGCTCCGACTTCGGCGAGTACCTGGATGCCCTCGGCCTGCTCGGGGAGAGTGAGCGGCGAACGGCGGAGCTGCGCAGCCTCGTTCTCCGCACAGCCACCGACGCGGGCGGCGGCCTGCTCGTTCTTCTCTCTCCAACTGTCCAGGCCACACTCACCGCAGCTCTTGAGGACCCGAGGCGGACCGAGGCGGATGCCATAGCCGGACTGGCCTCCGTGGTGGCGAACGTCAACGCGGAGGTCGGCAGCCTGCCCATGGTGCGGCTGCAACTGCTGCTCGCCCCGGCCGTCGAGACCTGCAGGCGCCTGCTCGCCGGTCCCGTCCCTGATCCGCTCGTTCCACAGCTCCGGGAAGTCGCGGTAACGGCGGCGACGCTGTCCGGCCGTCTGGCGTTCGAGACCCGCGACGACACCGCTTCTCGTGCCCTGTACGCGGAGGCGACATGCGAGGCGGAACAACTGGCGCAGCCCTGGCGGAAGGCCAGCGTCCACATGAGCCACGCCCTGGTCACCCTGTACTCGAGGCAGGGCCTCGACGAGGCGCGGTACCTGGTCGACCAAGCCGTACGCGCGGCCCGCTCCGGAGAGAGCTCGCTCGTGCGGGCGCGGGCGCACGCGCTGCAAGCGGAGATCGCCGCGCGGTCCGGGCAGGAGCGGCAGACACAGGCCGCGCTCGGGCTGGCCTGGTACGACATCGAGGCCGACCACACCGACGACCCGGCGCCCACGTCGTTCTCTCCCGGTCACCTCCGCGGCTTCGAGGGCGTATGCGAGCTGTACGTCGGCGACTCCTGCGCAGCGCACGACCGCTTCGCCCGGTCGGCGGAGGTGCTGTCGGCGCCGAGGGAACAGGTGCAGCGGGCCATCGTCACCACTGACCAGGCGCTCGCCCGGATCCGGCTCGGGGAGCCGCGCGCGGCGGCCGATCTGCTGCACAAGTGCGTGGCCGCAGCAGCGACGACCGGTGGCCGAGTGCCGGCGCTGCGGCTGCGGAAGGCGCGGCAGGAGTTGCGGCCCTGGCGGCGGGAGGAGTGGGTGGCCGACCTCGACGACCACCTGATGGACGTCCTCGGCTCCTGACAGCGGGGCTACGCGGCCGACCGGGCTCAGTTCGTCCGTATCGTCGCGCTACGCCGCTGCGTTCTCCACGTTGCCGTGAACGGCGTTGCAGCCGCCGTCAGGGATACCTATGACTTCGACCGTGACGCCCCACTGCCCCAGGGTCTTGACGGTCTGCGCAAGCGTGACCTGGGAGAAGGCGAAGAGTGTCTCCGGGGTCAGTTCCGTCCCGCGCTTCAGGTGGATGGCGAAGACAAGCCGTCGGGGAATGAAGTCATCAGGGAGGCAACGACTGCCGCCACTCTTCTCGCGGACGACCCTGACGAACTCCGCGCGAACGGCAGCCGAGTTCTGCAACATCTGGACAGTCACGAGTCCCTGGTTGAACAGGTGGCTGAGCGGGCCCGATCGGCCGTGAGCCGGCTTGACCAGGACCAGGGTGCCGTCGGGGGTCAAGTGGTCGCTGACCTCCAGGACATCGCGACGCTTGAGGGGGTTCTTCACGTAGGCGCGGTCGAGATTGATGAAGCCTCGCCCCTCTGAAGATTCTGACAGCTTCTGGTTGTACGTTTCCTCGTCGACGCCGAGTGGCCACGAGGGCAGGGTCATCGAGGGCGCCGGACTGATCACCCGAGAAACGATGTCCTTGACCTCGGACCGATAGATCGCGCCGATCTCGTACCAGGACTGGTCGAGCAGGCAGAACCGCCGCTCGCCGAGGCTCAGTTGCGCCTCGATCCAACGCAGTGCCTTGGTGGCGACCAGGTCGACCGCGTGGTGCTGGAAGAGGCAGACCCTGCCCTCGCGCAGTGCCTCCAAGCGGAGGCCGGGCTTACGCGTACGCACGCAGTCGAGGAGATGGACAACGGTCAGATCGTCCACCCGCCGCGTCCCGCCAGTGCCAATCTTCACCCCGAAGGCCACGGCCTCCTCATAGGCACTGATGTAGTCCGCCGGTACAGCAATCGTGATCGCGCCGTCGTCGAAGCGTCCGAGGGCGTCATCCAAAGCGGAGTCGAGGGCTACGCGGGTCTTCGTATCCCGGACCGGTACAAGATGTTCGACGAACTCGAGTCCCTGCTGAGGCTCGAGCTCGCGGCAGATGCGGCCGATCTCTCGAATGTCTGCGATCAGGTCTCCGGGTTCGACACCGAGCCGAAGCCGCAGACCGCTGCCACCCTCCGCGCTGGTTGCCTTTCCCCGGCCGTACCGGGAGTACGTCAGCTCAGTACCGTCAAGGTAGCCGCCGATGCGAGACACGAGCTGGGCATATTCCCGGACGCCAAGCGAGGGGACGGGGATGCCTCCGGGCACGATCGCGATGTCGGTCCTGGACTGTCCGAGGGTGTAGGCGACAAGTCCGCGGACCTGCTGGGGGTCGACCTGCCGGATGGCAAAGGAGAGGCCGAATCGGGGGTCCTTGATGTCCTCGGGTAGCAGGCGGAAGCCCTCATCGTGGGCGATGGCGTACACCTCGCCGTCGACGGCGAGGAGCAGGAGCGCGGCCGTCCGACGCTTGGGCTCCGTGACTCGGATGCCCGTACTGCGCGCCATCACCGCGCACCAGGTTGCCTCGCAGTCCTTTCCAGCCCTGAGGAAGACCGCGGGCACACCCAGCCAGGCACTGGCGTCGTGCAGCTGGGCCTCCCAGCGGTCAAGTCGATCTCCCTCAATCGCCGTCCTCATCGCCTCCACTGTGGGAGTGACATCGATGAGGCGGTAGAGGGTCGCCATGGCGGTCGGGTGGGTGATTTCTTCCTCCGGTTGTTCGAGGTGGAGCCGATGCGCGCGGCATACCGGGTCTGTAAGCGGCGCGCGAGCAGCAGGCGTCTACGGTCGATCGCCGTGTCAGTGACGCCGTGTGATCTTCCGCGCTGTCGCATGGTCCCGCCGGGCGGGAGCCGAGGTGAGGTGCCAGCCGTGGCACCGTGGACAGTCATAGGAGCGGACAGGGGTCTTGACCCGCGCCGCGCCGTGAGCACGAATCCCAGCAAGCGCCAGGTCGGCGGCGATGCGGTCAACGAACCAGGTCTTGCCACAGGAGATCCGCTTCCCGGGGCGGCAGTGCCGTAAGGCCCGCTCGGCGGCGCGAACTCTGCGCTGATGGTGCACTCTTCTCCTCCAGCTAGGCGATCTCGATCTCGCACCTCCCGACCTTCCATCTGGGCATGGACATGACCACTCCACAGACAGCCGCTGCGACTTGGAGCAGGTTGGTTCAGGAGCGCTTGCAGGCCCGTAGCCCAGCCCCCTCTCGGGGGGTGCTGGCACGGCCTGAAGTGGGGAATCCGAAGGAGTCACCGGTCGACGCAGCGACTCCGCCGGTAAAGACGCTAGCGGCATACCTCAGCCCCCGCAAGACCCTTGTGTTCATCCATGCCGCATAGCTCAAATGTACACAGAGGCGATGTGTACGATGACGTCGATGTTCACACGCACTTGCTGGAATGAGAGGCCTACAGATACGGTCACCAACATGACCTCAGACCAGCACGACGAGCTGACAGCCGCTGAGATCGCGCGGCTGGCCGGTGTCGGCCGTGCTGCCGTCTCCAACTGGCGACGCCGCTACCCGGGCTTCCCAAAGCGGGTCGGCGGCACCCCGCAACGTCCGACGTTCTCTCGGGAAGAGGTTGAGAAGTGGCTGAAGGCCACCGGCAAGAGCGACCAACTGGCAACCGCCGGCCGCACGGAGACCGGGACTCAGCGCATCAGCGACCTGTCACAGTTCGTCGGCGGCGG contains the following coding sequences:
- a CDS encoding DUF6415 family natural product biosynthesis protein, translated to MPENTLLPLDADTIRTAYDSVLWAPRLPTGEELDTLKQQLQGHVQLLFPEVQDLARRMLGEMRRLAIHVLVRASQLLEQYTDGSPACDAFDLATMARALLTLYQHPGPLGRPTGADEIAEEIRRRLCGT
- a CDS encoding DUF6119 family protein, translating into MATLYRLIDVTPTVEAMRTAIEGDRLDRWEAQLHDASAWLGVPAVFLRAGKDCEATWCAVMARSTGIRVTEPKRRTAALLLLAVDGEVYAIAHDEGFRLLPEDIKDPRFGLSFAIRQVDPQQVRGLVAYTLGQSRTDIAIVPGGIPVPSLGVREYAQLVSRIGGYLDGTELTYSRYGRGKATSAEGGSGLRLRLGVEPGDLIADIREIGRICRELEPQQGLEFVEHLVPVRDTKTRVALDSALDDALGRFDDGAITIAVPADYISAYEEAVAFGVKIGTGGTRRVDDLTVVHLLDCVRTRKPGLRLEALREGRVCLFQHHAVDLVATKALRWIEAQLSLGERRFCLLDQSWYEIGAIYRSEVKDIVSRVISPAPSMTLPSWPLGVDEETYNQKLSESSEGRGFINLDRAYVKNPLKRRDVLEVSDHLTPDGTLVLVKPAHGRSGPLSHLFNQGLVTVQMLQNSAAVRAEFVRVVREKSGGSRCLPDDFIPRRLVFAIHLKRGTELTPETLFAFSQVTLAQTVKTLGQWGVTVEVIGIPDGGCNAVHGNVENAAA